From the genome of Syntrophorhabdaceae bacterium:
ATCCACCGCCAAGACACGAGAGAAGATAGCACGCGATGATCGTAAATATAAGCACGCTGCCGATCTGAGGAAGAAGTATGTAAAGAATAGCCTGCGTCAGGAACATCACCATATAGGTGCCTTTCCGGCCGATCTTGTCGGAAACGGCAGCCCAAAACAAGCGGCCTAATCCGTTGAAAATGGAGGCCGTAGCCAGAACACCACCGCCCAAAACCGCCAGTTTTGCAGGGTCATCAACTTTTTGAGCGACCTTAATTACATCCTGTGCCATTGGGGAGAGTTTGGATAAAAGTCCCATGCCGGCAGTAACATTTAAGAACAGCATGCCCCACAGCATATACCACTGGTGCGTCTTCTTCGCTTCAGTCCAGCTGAAGGAATCTGCCGCACTAACAGTGGTAGCCGGTGGTGTAAACCCTTTGGGGAGCCAGCCTGCAGGTGGATTTTTCAAGATAAAGGATGCAAGGAGGTTAAATATAAAATAGACTACCCCAAGGATGAAGAAGGAGTTGGCTACACCAACTTTGTTTATGAGACCGGGGATGATCATACCGATAAAGAAGGCACCAAACCCGAATCCCATAACAGCCAGACCAGTAATCATGCCACGTTTATCCGGGAACCAGCGGATCAACGTGGCAATTGGCACGACGTAGGCCAAACCGTTGCCGATACCGGCGATAACGCCATATCCGAAAAGAAGAAACCAGAAATTACCCATATGCAAGGCAACACCACCAAGCAGAACACCACCGCCGTATAAGAACGCCCCCAGGATAGCGACGAATCTCGGTCCCTTCTTATCTACCAGCATGCCACCGAAAGCCGCTGAAACACCAATAACGCCGATGATCAACATGAATACTCTTTGAACAACCTTAACTTCCCAACCATGCAACGCTACGATCGGCTTAACAAACACCGACCAAGCATAAACAGTGCCCAAAATCAGCATGATGACCACACCAGCGATAGCAATAAACCAACGTTTACCCTCCAAATTTTGTTCGCTCATTCCACAAACCTCCAAATTTTATTATAATTCAGTACTTACCCTTCCTTAGGACTATATTTTTTCTATCCTGCAGGAGCATACCTTATATTCTGGTATCTTACATGTGGGATCTACTGCGTCATTAGTTAATACATTAGCACATGCTTCATAGAAATGAAAAGGTATAAAGACCGTTTGAGGTTTAATCTTCCACGTTACCTTTGCCTTTATTCTTATGCTGCCTCGCCTTGTTGATACAGAAATCATCTCTCCGTCTGCAATATTATAATTAGAGGCATCATTAGGATTGATTTCAATATAACCTTCAGGCACGTTTTCATCAAGGATCTTGGAATTTCTTGTCATTGTTCCTGTGTGAAAGTGGTCAAGTATCCTACCTGTGGTAAGTATGAGTGGATATTCAAAATCTGTTTCCTCTGCAGGTGGTGTATATTCAATAGGCGTGAAAAGACCAAGACCTCTTGTGAATTTATCTTTATGGAGATATTGGGTTCCTGGATGATCTTCAGATGGACACGGCCATTGGATGAGTGAAGAATCTGCCCTGCTGTATGTTATCCCGGCATATGAAGGGGTTACCTTTCTTATCTCTTCGAATATATCCTCAGGTTTTTTGTAATCCCAGTCTGCGCCCATCCTCTTTGCTACCTCCTGGACCATCCACCAATCGTCTTTTGACTCACCTACAGGAGGTAGGACCTTATGCATCAACTGAACCCTTCTTTCTGTATTTGTCACAGTCCCCTCTTTTTCCAGGAATGACCTGGCAGGGAGAACCACATGGGCATACTGGGCGGTCTCTGTAAGGAATATATCCTGAACTACAAAGAATTCCAGTGATTTTAATGCCTCTATTACATGATGCTGATTTGGATCAGACATGACAGGGTTTTCCCCCATGGCATATATGGCCTTTACATTTCCTGCTATGGCATGGTTAAACATCTCGAGTATGGTTAGTCCTGGCTTCAATGAAAGATTGGATACACCCCAGGCAGATTCAAATTTAGTCTTATTGTCCTCATTTGCCACAGGTTGGTATGCTGGATAGGAATTAGGAAGTGCCCCCATATCGCAAGCACCTTGGACATTATTCTGACCTCTAAGCGGATTTACACCTCCTCCGGGGATACCGACATTACCCAGGAGCATCTGGAGGTTTGCTGTAGATTTTACGCCGTTCACACCTGATACAAACTGGGTGATGCCCATGGAATAGTAAAGGGCCATAGGCTTAAGGCCTGCCATGAGCCTTGCAGCAGCCACAATATCATCAGGATTATCTATACCGCAAATCTCTGCCACATATTGAGGGGTGTATTTTTCCAGAACCTTAACCATCTCATCAAAGCCCTCGCACCTTGACTGAACATATTCCTTATTATATATGCCTTCTTTTATCAGGACATGCATAAAACCATTGAGTATCGCAATATTTGTGCCAGGTTTTATCTGGAAATAATAATCTGCATATCTTGCCAGCTCTATTCTTCTCGGGTCAACAACGATCAATTTCTTTCCCTTATTTATCACCTCATTCTTTATCATAGAACCTATAACAGGATGGTTCTCAGTGGTGTTTGAGCCAATAACGAGAAAGCCCTCTGACACCGGTATCTCCCTTATAGAGTTTGTCATTGCCCCTGAACCGAATACAGCCGCCAGACCGGCGACAGTA
Proteins encoded in this window:
- the fdhF gene encoding formate dehydrogenase subunit alpha; this encodes MEAITLTIDGKKVQGKKGQTVLEVALENGINIPYLCYHPRISKTGACRVCLVRINRTMLKASCVEPIVEGMDVITEDEEIIKIRKFVLELLLSDGEHNCLYCDANGACEFQALIQRYNIQEVKPSPTRIPKEIDYESSNALKRNENRCILCGRCVKACREIQVSNVWSFAERGSETHLVADDGKKIGESSCVKCGTCAQLCPTGAIKFQTIAGRGANWELTSSSSICIYCGVGCKIDFYKNRDNILVKAMGSYSGPNNGHLCVKGRFGFDFVHSEKRLKKPLIKKNGVFEEAEWDEALDLVASRLKGIKEKYGPDSIGALSSAKCTNEENYLLQKFMRSVIGTNNIDHCARLUHSSTVAGLAAVFGSGAMTNSIREIPVSEGFLVIGSNTTENHPVIGSMIKNEVINKGKKLIVVDPRRIELARYADYYFQIKPGTNIAILNGFMHVLIKEGIYNKEYVQSRCEGFDEMVKVLEKYTPQYVAEICGIDNPDDIVAAARLMAGLKPMALYYSMGITQFVSGVNGVKSTANLQMLLGNVGIPGGGVNPLRGQNNVQGACDMGALPNSYPAYQPVANEDNKTKFESAWGVSNLSLKPGLTILEMFNHAIAGNVKAIYAMGENPVMSDPNQHHVIEALKSLEFFVVQDIFLTETAQYAHVVLPARSFLEKEGTVTNTERRVQLMHKVLPPVGESKDDWWMVQEVAKRMGADWDYKKPEDIFEEIRKVTPSYAGITYSRADSSLIQWPCPSEDHPGTQYLHKDKFTRGLGLFTPIEYTPPAEETDFEYPLILTTGRILDHFHTGTMTRNSKILDENVPEGYIEINPNDASNYNIADGEMISVSTRRGSIRIKAKVTWKIKPQTVFIPFHFYEACANVLTNDAVDPTCKIPEYKVCSCRIEKI
- a CDS encoding OFA family MFS transporter — encoded protein: MSEQNLEGKRWFIAIAGVVIMLILGTVYAWSVFVKPIVALHGWEVKVVQRVFMLIIGVIGVSAAFGGMLVDKKGPRFVAILGAFLYGGGVLLGGVALHMGNFWFLLFGYGVIAGIGNGLAYVVPIATLIRWFPDKRGMITGLAVMGFGFGAFFIGMIIPGLINKVGVANSFFILGVVYFIFNLLASFILKNPPAGWLPKGFTPPATTVSAADSFSWTEAKKTHQWYMLWGMLFLNVTAGMGLLSKLSPMAQDVIKVAQKVDDPAKLAVLGGGVLATASIFNGLGRLFWAAVSDKIGRKGTYMVMFLTQAILYILLPQIGSVLIFTIIACYLLSCLGGGFAVMPAFAADSFGPTYIGRIYGFLLTAWGAAGVVGGFVFAEFNKQQSLFTAAGCLLVGFIIALLFKRPKHVSEYKK